A genomic window from Paenibacillus sp. FSL K6-0276 includes:
- a CDS encoding ParB/RepB/Spo0J family partition protein, with the protein MSKRLGKGLDALIPSLSINEDDKVVEIPLGQLRANPYQPRKDFNEEAIQELAESIRQHGVIQPIIVRSVLKGYEIIAGERRFRASQYCGKATIPAVVRNLSDQQVMEIALIENLQRENLNAMEIAVAYQGLMDQFSLTQEELSLKVGKSRSHIANFLRLLALPEEVKEHVSRGTMSMGHARAIVALKDPEVIKQLAEQCVEQQWSVRELEETVKNLDRKPTNGVKVKVVKRDPYINNVEEVLRERFKTTVKIKQGKEKGKIELNYYSAQDLERLLELLGN; encoded by the coding sequence ATGAGTAAACGTTTAGGAAAGGGTCTGGATGCGCTGATTCCATCTTTATCTATTAACGAAGATGATAAGGTAGTTGAGATCCCTTTAGGTCAACTACGTGCTAATCCATATCAACCACGCAAAGATTTTAATGAAGAGGCGATCCAAGAACTGGCTGAATCTATCAGACAACACGGTGTGATTCAACCGATCATTGTACGTAGCGTATTGAAGGGATATGAGATCATTGCCGGCGAGCGTAGATTCCGAGCTTCGCAATATTGTGGCAAAGCTACAATTCCAGCAGTCGTTAGAAATCTCAGTGATCAACAGGTCATGGAGATTGCCTTAATTGAGAACTTGCAACGGGAAAACTTAAATGCGATGGAAATCGCAGTGGCTTATCAAGGTCTGATGGATCAATTTTCGCTTACACAGGAAGAACTATCGCTTAAGGTGGGAAAGTCCAGATCGCATATTGCCAATTTCCTAAGATTACTTGCTTTACCTGAAGAAGTAAAAGAACATGTTTCACGTGGAACAATGTCGATGGGGCATGCGCGGGCAATTGTTGCTTTGAAGGATCCGGAAGTGATTAAACAACTGGCTGAACAATGTGTGGAACAACAGTGGAGTGTAAGAGAGCTAGAAGAAACGGTGAAGAACCTGGACCGAAAACCCACAAACGGAGTTAAGGTTAAAGTTGTTAAACGTGATCCCTATATTAATAATGTAGAGGAAGTATTACGTGAACGTTTCAAAACCACGGTGAAGATAAAGCAAGGTAAGGAAAAAGGGAAGATCGAACTGAATTACTACAGTGCTCAGGACTTAGAAAGATTGTTGGAATTATTGGGTAACTAA
- a CDS encoding AAA family ATPase produces the protein MSKIIAIANQKGGVGKTTTSVNLGAGMATLGKRVLLVDIDPQGNTTSGVGINKADVANCIYDILINEVNPLETILETQNEGLHIIPATIQLAGAEIELVSTISRELKLKKALNAVKNNYDYIIIDCPPSLGILTINSLTAADSVIIPIQCEYYALEGLSQLLNTVRLVQKNLNPHLKIEGVLLTMLDARTNLGIQVIEEVKKYFQEKVYRTIIPRNVRLSEAPSHGQSIITYDPRSKGAEVYLELAKEVISYE, from the coding sequence GTGTCCAAGATTATTGCCATAGCAAATCAAAAAGGCGGTGTCGGTAAAACAACAACCTCCGTGAACCTAGGTGCCGGTATGGCTACATTAGGAAAAAGAGTGCTTCTAGTTGATATCGATCCTCAAGGTAACACTACTAGCGGCGTTGGCATCAACAAGGCGGACGTGGCGAATTGTATATATGACATTCTTATAAATGAGGTAAATCCTCTAGAAACAATACTGGAAACTCAAAATGAAGGACTGCATATCATTCCGGCGACGATTCAATTGGCAGGTGCGGAGATCGAATTGGTATCGACGATTTCCAGAGAACTAAAGCTAAAGAAGGCGCTGAATGCGGTTAAAAACAATTATGATTATATTATCATTGATTGTCCTCCTTCACTTGGGATTTTGACAATCAATTCCCTTACAGCAGCTGATTCTGTAATCATCCCGATCCAGTGTGAGTATTATGCGCTTGAGGGTTTGAGTCAACTTTTAAACACCGTTCGTCTAGTGCAAAAAAATCTCAACCCGCATCTGAAGATAGAGGGAGTACTATTAACTATGCTTGATGCCCGGACCAACCTGGGAATTCAAGTGATTGAAGAGGTTAAGAAGTATTTCCAAGAAAAAGTGTATAGAACCATTATTCCTCGGAATGTCCGGTTAAGTGAAGCGCCGTCACATGGGCAATCCATTATTACTTATGATCCTCGCTCTAAAGGAGCAGAAGTGTATTTAGAGTTGGCAAAGGAAGTGATTTCTTATGAGTAA
- the noc gene encoding nucleoid occlusion protein, whose product MKEQFTKLFGFNERSSGEEIKQIPVHDVISSPYQPRTIFDDDKIDELCQTIKTHGVIQPIVVRMRDSVYEIIAGERRWRAVKKLGLETIPAIVREFNDSQAASIALIENLQREGLTSIEEAVAYQKLIDLHQLTQESLAQRLGKSQSTIANKIRLLHLPEEVKQALMERQISERHARSLLSLDSVEMQLKVLAEIIAKGLNVKQTEARIAFYKQVSQTKKSKRVSYTKDVRLALNTIRQSIDMVSGSGMEIKTSENDRGDHYEIVIQIPKR is encoded by the coding sequence ATTCACCAAGCTATTTGGATTTAACGAGCGGAGCAGCGGAGAAGAAATTAAACAAATACCAGTTCATGATGTCATTAGCAGTCCTTACCAACCACGGACTATATTCGATGACGACAAGATCGATGAATTGTGCCAGACGATTAAAACTCATGGGGTCATTCAACCCATAGTTGTACGTATGCGCGATTCCGTGTATGAGATCATCGCAGGCGAACGGCGCTGGCGCGCGGTTAAAAAGCTTGGTTTAGAGACGATCCCAGCTATTGTTCGTGAATTCAATGATTCGCAGGCCGCATCTATAGCGCTTATAGAAAACTTACAGCGTGAAGGATTGACCTCCATTGAAGAAGCTGTTGCATATCAAAAGTTAATTGATCTTCATCAATTGACTCAAGAGAGCTTGGCGCAACGATTAGGTAAGAGTCAGTCCACCATAGCTAATAAGATTCGCTTACTCCACTTGCCTGAAGAGGTTAAGCAGGCATTGATGGAGCGTCAGATTTCCGAAAGACATGCACGTTCACTATTATCACTAGATAGTGTGGAAATGCAACTGAAGGTCTTGGCAGAGATCATTGCAAAAGGACTGAATGTTAAACAGACGGAAGCTCGCATTGCTTTCTACAAACAAGTCTCACAAACTAAAAAATCCAAACGGGTCTCCTATACCAAGGATGTTCGTCTAGCTCTTAATACAATTCGTCAATCTATTGATATGGTGTCAGGCTCAGGTATGGAAATCAAAACGTCAGAAAATGACCGCGGTGACCATTACGAGATTGTAATCCAAATCCCCAAAAGATAA